The following are encoded together in the Theileria orientalis strain Shintoku DNA, chromosome 1, complete genome genome:
- a CDS encoding peptidyl-prolyl cis-trans isomerase: protein MHLGHYTKLLILLFQLFGICSCLKFYNPLNTQPSFINNSFFVKKNRFIRLFSETEDNMTTRPRVFFDLSVGGQKVGRVVFELFSDVVPKTAENFRLLCTGEKSTPSQLLHYKGSTFHRVIPQFMCQGGDFTRHNGTGGRSVYGEKFADENFKLKHDRPYLLSMANAGPNTNGSQFFITTVVTSWLDGKHVVFGEVVEGKDVVKKVEAVGTPSGSPTKKVVIEDCGQLVIIDINYS, encoded by the exons ATGCACCTTGGACATTACACCAAACTATTGATCTTACTGTTTCAGTTGTTTGGCATTTGTTCCTGTTTAAAGTTTTATAACCCACTAAATACCCAACCTTCCTTTATAAATAACTctttttttgttaaaaaaaatcGATTTATCAGATTATTTTCGGAAACCGAAGACAATATGACAACCAGACCACGTGTGTTTTTTGATTTATCCGTCGGTGGACAAAAAGTCGGTCGTGTAGTTTTTGAG CTGTTCAGCGACGTTGTCCCCAAGACTGCCGAGAACTTCCGTCTGTTGTGTACCGGCGAGAAGAGCACGCCCTCTCAACTGCTACACTATAA GGGATCAACATTCCACCGCGTCATTCCGCAGTTCATGTGCCAGGGCGGCGACTTCACCCGCCACAACGGCACCGGCGGAAGGAGTGTGTACGGAGAGAAATTTGCGGACGAGAACTTTAAGCTGAAGCACGACAGGCCTTACCTGTTGTCCATGGCAAATGCGGGACCAAATACCAACGGCTCCCAGTTTTTCATTACAACGGTCGTCACGAGCTGGCTGGACGGCAAGCACGTCGTCTTCGGAGAG GTCGTCGAGGGCAAAGACGTGGTTAAGAAGGTCGAGGCGGTTGGAACTCCAAGCGGCTCTCCAACTAAGAAGGTGGTCATAGAGGACTGCGGCCAACT TGTAATTATTGATATAAACTATTCATGA
- a CDS encoding uncharacterized protein (prefoldin domain containing protein) has protein sequence MTEDVLKNISNRLNNTIKQTNELFKAINAKGTLDFDTSALTGGAKLKIIDGFNSPDKKWALPYTLPVTKSPGNEVIKEVPSAVVLPNRPSGRGPKESFEQAKGELEHDFVQADPKLEGKLEGWNEKQKKVFFKFVADSENKMRMESLRLQDEYNKQLASKLAMVRNELYESNRSNLMELQRMRLEKDRWSLEESETKNALSSVSTALEGLQKAYDNLRGELEDREFQLNSMDGELLNYERLVDTLRSDNASLQKELHDKSEHVTRLQNDVSDAYLRLEAESGKCSSAESELESVKQARKELMQQNKSLRVQLDSLALKNKFLVAERETLESRNAKLERELIELNKEAVGLQTRLRNFEVSESSKVSALQERVDSLTQKLKEAQVDLVALDKRAEVEGLNRQVQTLKAQLKQANSDNDALFKENATLQKKWDQEKALVKEHLNNLYEAKCRAHSLRSEVRSLKESLAWASRHLNSHSAASFSPPSSDPGAPDSAEVDLSFLKEALADKGAADSVKRRDLFAPTMFDCPDPETQAKIDELEKALTELHLEKDRLESEMTRCKLGPGSPTMQRRQHFLLERKVSETVRKINDVSGEIKTLYNN, from the exons ATGACCGAAGACGTgcttaaaaatataagcaATAGGCTGAACAACACTATAAAACAGACGAATGAACTATTTAAGGCAATCAACGCCAAAG GGACTCTGGATTTCGATACAAGTGCGTTGACTGGCGGAGccaagttaaaaattattgacGGTTTTAATTCTCCTGATAAAAAATGGGCGCTGCCTTACACCCTTCCCGTCACCAAGTCACCCGGAAAtg AAGTGATCAAAGAAGTCCCTAGTGCCGTCGTTTTGCCTAATCGCCCATCGGGGAGAGGCCCCAAAGAATCCTTCGAGCAGGCCAAGGGGGAGCTCGAACACGATTTTGTACAAGCTGACCCCAAGTTAGAGGGGAAGTTGGAGGGATGGAACGAAAAACAGAAGAAGGTGTTCTTCAAGTTTGTGGCAGACTCCGAAAACAAGATGCGCATGGAGAGTCTGAGGCTCCAGGACGAGTACAATAAGCAGCTGGCCTCAAAGTTGGCCATGGTCAGAAACGAGCTCTACGAGTCGAATCGAAGCAACCTCATGGAGCTCCAGCGCATGCGCCTGGAGAAGGACCGCTGGTCCCTGGAGGAGTCCGAAACCAAAAACGCTCTGTCCAGCGTCTCCACTGCGCTCGAGGGTCTGCAGAAGGCGTACGACAACTTGCGGGGAGAGCTCGAGGATCGCGAGTTCCAGCTAAACAGCATGGACGGGGAGCTCTTGAACTACGAGAGGCTCGTCGACACTCTCAGGTCAGACAACGCGAGCCTGCAGAAGGAGCTGCACGACAAATCTGAGCACGTGACTCGCCTGCAAAACGACGTTTCTGACGCGTACTTGAGACTCGAGGCCGAGAGCGGAAAGTGCAGCAGCGCCGAGAGCGAACTCGAGTCAGTCAAGCAGGCCCGAAAGGAGCTCATGCAGCAGAACAAGAGCCTCAGGGTCCAGCTGGACTCTCTGGCTCTGAAAAACAAGTTCCTGGTCGCCGAGCGTGAAACTCTGGAGAGTCGTAACGCCAAGCTCGAGCGCGAGTTGATCGAGTTAAACAAGGAGGCTGTGGGCCTGCAAACTCGGCTGCGCAACTTCGAAGTTTCAGAGTCCTCCAAGGTGAGCGCGCTCCAGGAGCGGGTGGATTCTCTGACCCAAAAGCTTAAGGAGGCCCAGGTCGACCTCGTTGCCCTGGACAAACGCGCCGAGGTCGAGGGCCTTAACAGGCAGGTCCAGACCCTAAAGGCTCAGCTGAAGCAGGCCAACTCCGACAACGACGCCCTCTTCAAGGAGAACGCGACTCTGCAGAAGAAGTGGGACCAGGAGAAGGCCCTGGTCAAGGAACATCTGAACAACCTCTACGAGGCCAAGTGCAGGGCCCACTCGCTCAGGTCCGAGGTCAGGAGCCTCAAGGAGAGCCTCGCTTGGGCCTCGAGGCACCTCAACTCCCACTCTGCGGCCAGTTTTAGTCCCCCGAGCTCCGACCCTGGTGCTCCCGACTCAGCCGAGGTCGACCTGTCGTTCCTGAAGGAGGCGCTTGCCGACAAGGGAGCGGCTGACTCAGTCAAAAGGCGCGACCTCTTCGCCCCGACCATGTTCGACTGCCCCGACCCTGAGACGCAGGCTAAGATCGACGAGCTTGAGAAGGCTCTCACCGAGCTTCACTTGGAGAAGGACCGTCTCGAGTCTGAAATGACTCGCTGCAAGCTCGGCCCCGGCTCCCCTACCATGCAGAGGAGGCAGCACTTCCTCCTCGAGCGCAAGGTTTCTGAGACCGTGAGGAAGATAAACGACGTTTCCGGCGAAATAAAGACTCTGTACAACAATTAG
- a CDS encoding mRNA capping enzyme subunit: MISEPLNTINGSSALDCDSLASLLSERIDYLSLYGPLCDALEKNHFSAKGLEGGRAECQLEVEVRLGTVQNVRSEQRFSLPLTTDTLVSTRAPVKFVPGVTEEQYNSFKNLISEVADQEKNKDEWTKKPNVSTINRFFEIPGYEELVRISVQTDNAGSKTSKDAGFESIRKVNLLKWNISSGSNQESEESEEYAQQDLLDFRIAVNLEYKVQLASLPTTSNAKHCRKRLRDSYISKPGKVRFDLSKVEEVTETKGHTSSQSSTYEIEIELIGEEIVSCLRNKALDSSERLNRLKYHCATLVKSARYVRDFLCSRDKTLKYGSYLNAISEKVGLYDLRIASQDEEAVKRYKAHLSPQMPLIGDYMFRTVAHYVENNPDSHKGRKSLYSEHLGKIPGPFAVKLDEQGRKTSDSGVVDEVCEKFGEPVAAFNCVHKFVNCMYPLARIPGGSHAVRKH; encoded by the exons ATGATTTCAGAGCCTTTAAACACCATTAACGGCAGTTCAGCTTTAGATTGTGACTCTCTCGCCTCATTGCTGTCAGAGAGAATCGATTATTTGTCCCTATATGGGCCCCTGTGTGACGCTTTGGAGAAAAATCACTTCTCGGCCAAGGGCCTAGAAGGCGGTAGAGCCGAGTGCCAGCTCGAGGTGGAAGTTAGGCTGGGCACCGTGCAGAACGTGAGGTCTGAGCAGCGGTTCAGCCTGCCCCTGACGACAGATACACTGGTGTCCACGAGAGCACCAGTCAAGTTTGTCCCAGGGGTGACGGAAGAACAGTACAATTCCTTCAAGAACCTAATCTCAGAAGTGGCAGATCAGGAGAAAAACAAAGACGAGTGGACGAAGAAGCCCAATGTGAGCACAATTAATCGGTTCTTTGAGATACCAGGGTACGAAGAGCTAGTTAGGATTAGCGTGCAGACGGACAACGCAGGAAGTAAAACCAGCAAGGACGCAGGGTTCGAGTCGATACGCAAGGTCAACCTGCTGAAGTGGAACATCAGCTCGGGCTCAAACCAGGAAAGCGAAGAGTCGGAAGAGTACGCGCAGCAGGACCTGCTCGACTTCAGGATCGCAGTTAACCTGGAGTACAAGGTGCAGCTGGCCAGCCTGCCCACGACGAGCAACGCAAAGCACTGCAGAAAAAGGCTGCGCGACTCGTACATAAGTAAGCCGGGAAAGGTGCGCTTCGACCTCTCGAAGGTGGAGGAAGTAACGGAGACGAAGGGCCACACGTCATCGCAGAGCTCGACCTACGAAATCGAGATTGAGCTGATTGGAGAGGAGATAGTGAGCTGCCTGAGGAACAAAGCACTCGACTCGTCGGAGCGGCTGAATAGATTAAAGTACCACTGCGCAACGCTGGTGAAGTCGGCCAGGTACGTGAGGGACTTCCTGTGCAGCAGAGATAAAACGCTCAAGTACGGCTCGTACTTAAACGCGATTTCGGAAAAGGTGGGTCTCTACGACCTGAGGATAGCGTCCCAGGACGAGGAGGCAGTTAAGAGGTACAAGGCGCACCTGTCCCCGCAAATGCCACTGATAGGAGACTACATGTTCAGAACAGTGGCGCACTACGTGGAAAACAACCCGGACTCACATAAGGGCAGGAAGTCACTCTACAGCGAGCACCTGGGAAAAATTCCGGGCCCCTTTGCAGTAAAACTGGACGAACAGGGCAGGAAG ACAAGTGACAGTGGCGTAGTCGACGAAGTCTGCGAAAAATTCGGCGAGCCAGTGGCTGCGTTCAACTGTGTTCATAAATTTGTGAATTGTATGTACCCGCTAGCTAGAATACCCGGTGGGAGTCACGCAGTGCGTAAACATTAG
- a CDS encoding uncharacterized protein (tRNA-His guanylyltransferase family protein), translated as MANSKYTYVRDFEEDTTLLNECWTVIRVDGRSFGVFSDKHNFRKPNEPKALALINTAAVYLMSKFDDIILAYGHSDEYRYLNQFICLIHFSFLLKRSTRLYNRRKQKILSSIVSTFSSAYCHFWNLFFPDQPLLSVPSFDGRIVLYPTYQTVVDYFSWRHVDCHINNQYNTCFWCLVLDGKSNTEAYDWLKGTTKVEKNEYIFSSRGLNYNNLPNIFKKGTTLIKCNNSTPEIESNLNDLKANDVECVPDANMVDSSRRISLTVDSSEIENLETIVKNTALKHNILVLHCDVVKDSFWKFAGPIVFALTGPLSCRNAMFRSISTAVISEAHISSSKEPDGSKFTNGTKSTLEGTILDVNTYTGPSAKSSSQRRGQIRKRRSNSAPNRPFEDAVVTTKVDEITKNYSGRQVWNDT; from the exons ATGGCAAATTCCAAGTATACATATGTCAGAGATTTTGAGGAAGATACAACCTTGCTAAACGAATGCTGGACAGTTATACGCGTAGATGGGAGATCTTTTGGAGTTTTCAGTGATAAACATAACTTCAGGAAACCGAATGAACCGAAAGCTCTTGCTCTTATAAACACGGCCGCAGTATATTTAATGTCGAAGTTCGACGACATAATTTTAGCTTATGGTCACTCTGATGAATATAGGTATTTAAACCAATTCATATGTTTAATCCACTTTAGCTTCCTGCTGAAACGAAGCACAAGATTGTATAATAGAAGGAAACA AAAAATACTATCGTCAATTGTTTCAACATTTTCCTCTGCATATTGTCACTTTTGGAACTTGTTTTTCCCAGACCAGCCTTTGCTCTCAGTTCCATCCTTCGATGGAAGAATCGTTTTGTATCCTACATATCAAACCGTAGTAGACTACTTCTCTTGGCGGCACGTTGACT GCCACATCAACAATCAATATAACACTTGCTTCTGGTGCTTAGTTTTGGACGGAAAGTCAAACACTGAGGCGTATGACTGGTTAAAG GGGACCACAAAAGTGGAAAAGAATGAGTACATTTTTTCGTCACGTGGACTCAATTACAACAACCTTCCTAACATATTTAA GAAGGGGACGActttaattaaatgtaataaCAGTACACCTGAAATTGAATCTAATCTTAATGATTTGAAAGCCAATGACGTGGAATGTGTACCAGACGCAAATATGGTAGACAGTTCCAGGAGAATTTCATTGACAGTCGATTCTTCAGAAATTGAAAACCTGGAAACAATAGTGAAAAACACTGCACTCAAACACAATATACTAGTTCTTCACTGCGACGTTGTTAAAGATTCCTTCTGGAAGTTCGCCGGTCCAATT GTTTTTGCCCTAACAGGTCCTTTGAGCTGTCGGAACGCCATGTTCAGATCCATCAGTACCGCCGTCATCTCCGAGGCGCACATAAGCTCAAGCAAGGAGCCTGACGGCTCCAAATTTACCAACGGCACCAAGTCCACGCTCGAAGGCACTATCTTGGACGTGAATACTTACACAGGGCCATCCGCCAAGTCGTCCAGCCAAAGAAGAGGCCAAATTAGAAAAAGGAGGTCGAACAGCGCCCCGAACAGACCGTTCGAGGACGCCGTCGTGACGACCAAAGTGGACGAAATCACAAAAAATTACTCTGGAAGGCAAGTTTGGAATGACACATGA
- a CDS encoding dihydrolipoamide succinyltransferase component of 2-oxoglutarate dehydrogenase complex, mitochondrial precursor — MSLHRRFLSSSFKSLNSIVRNANSYRYYSILSCSRFNIVESSGVYRDKVVHLKYNNNNQPVFVGNRHFSKDVKVINVPTLGDSISEGTLTKWAKSVGDFVHVDDVIAVVETDKVTLDVNAPVAGVLVKQYSGAGETIFVGKPLVELDTSAKPPEKAPEPKEAPKAEEPAPKPFESKPPPKAESAPAKDTKPAAPKQPPQADPKPLSALEGPGPLSMGPPKVVPASDMEPETRVPLTRMRMRIAERLKYAQSENVMLTTFNECDMSEITRVRKMLNESGEVSCKLGFVSAFMRASTLALLKMPIMNSYIDGNEMVTKNYVDISVAVATPTGLLVPVVRNCESKNWEDLELSLADMALRAREGRITVEDMTGGTFTISNGGVYGSLMSTPIINPPQSSILGMHAIIKRPVVRDDAVVIRPMMNLALTYDHRLIDGRDAVTFLNTIKKFIENPSLLLLK, encoded by the exons ATGTCATTACATCGTAGATTTTTGAGCTCTTCCTTCAAAAGTTTAAACAGCATAGTCAGGAACGCCAACTCCTATAGATACTATTCGATTTTATCATGTTCTAGATTTAACATTGTTGAATCTTCCGGTGTGTACCGAGATAAAGTTGTCCACCTgaagtacaacaacaacaatcaGCCAGTTTTCGTCGGTAACCGTCATTTCTCTAAAG ATGTTAAAGTCATAAATGTACCCACTTTGGGCGATTCCATCAGCGAGGGTACTCTGACCAAATGGGCAAAGTCAGTCGGAGATTTCGTCCACGTCGACGACGTCATTGCCGTTGTTGAGACTGACAAGGTTACGCTTGACGTAAACGCGCCAGTGGCTGGAGTGTTGGTGAAGCAGTACTCTGGAGCCG GGGAGACCATCTTCGTCGGAAAGCCGCTGGTTGAGCTTGATACCTCCGCCAAGCCGCCGGAGAAGGCGCCTGAGCCCAAGGAAGCGCCAAAGGCAGAGGAGCCTGCACCTAAGCCCTTTGAGAGTAAGCCGCCTCCGAAGGCAGAGTCCGCGCCCGCGAAGGACACAAAGCCCGCTGCCCCGAAGCAGCCCCCTCAGGCCGATCCGAAGCCTCTGAGTGCCCTTGAAGGCCCAGGCCCTTTGAGCATGGGACCCCCAAAAGTCGTGCCTGCCTCGGACATGGAGCCTGAAACCAGA GTTCCCCTGACGAGGATGCGCATGAGGATTGCAGAGAGACTCAAGTACGCTCAGTCCGAGAACGTGATGCTGACGACCTTCAACGAGTGCGACATGAGCGAGATCACGAGAGTGAGGAAGATGCTCAACGAGTCGGGCGAGGTCTCCTGTAAACTCGGCTTCGTGTCGGCGTTTATGCGCGCGTCCACCCTCGCTCTGCTGAAGATGCCCATTATGAATTCAT ACATTGACGGAAATGAGATGGTCACTAAAAACTACGTTGACATTTCAGTTGCCGTCGCCACCCCGACTGGCCTGCTCGTGCCGGTCGTCAGGAACTGCGAGTCCAAAAACTGGGAAGATCTCGAACTC TCGCTCGCCGATATGGCCCTTAGGGCCCGGGAGGGCCGCATAACTGTGGAAGACATGACTGGAGGCACCTTCACGATTTCAAACG GCGGAGTCTACGGGAGCCTAATGAGCACGCCCATAATTAACCCCCCTCAGTCTTCAATTTTAG GTATGCACGCGATAATAAAAAGGCCGGTTGTGCGCGACGACGCCGTTGTCATACGACCGATGATGAATCTTGCCCTGACCTACGATCACAGACTCATTGACGGAAGGGACGCCGTTACATTTTTGAATACCATAAAGAAGTTCATTGAGAACCCGTCCCTGTTACTTCTCAAATAG
- a CDS encoding acyl transferase, translated as MSGLLMEIPKGFTQMYEDWPLLRCTLKTHIAILFAWAIERYIAPLSTKPLTVPMVVLQGLNIVIVLLDGDDLLQVCKIRKEAKIASKYPYCIRLKEFYRFIIMPTVCFQVSRKPHTFAQFYYPMTSRINWVTFIKQFLQFIFFLTVVKILADQYIVVAVTNTFTMDEFRSANFSTVACHIIDRMLLLSVPILYCWLLMFVVIFHFWCNLLAEITRFGDRRFYGDWWNASCIGEYWRKWNLPIHQFLIRHISKPLHNLGLPRGLVNIIVFVISAALHEYLISVPLGLGWTGYVFWAMIAQIPLLLITEMDMIKKNKTLGNVLFWCVFCFTGQPLGVLLYWYLWGVKHGSFV; from the exons ATGTCAGGGCTGTTGATGGAAATTCCTAAGGGATTCACGCAGATGTATGAAGATTGGCCACTTTTAAGGTGCACTTTGAAG ACCCATATTGCCATTTTATTCGCCTGGGCAATAGAACGTTACATAGCGCCCCTCTCAACAAAGCCTCTAACGGTGCCCATGGTCGTTCTGCAGGGCTTAAACATCGTGATAGTTCTACT GGACGGGGACGATCTACTGCAAGTCTGTAAGATAAGGAAGGAGGCGAAGATAGCCTCCAAGTACCCGTACTGCATAAGGCTGAAGGAGTTCTACAGGTTCATCATAATGCCGACGGTGTGCTTCCAGGTAAGCCGAAAACCTCACACATTCGCGCAGTTCTACTATCCCATGACGAGCAGGATCAACTGGGTGACGTTCATAAAGCAGTTTTTGCAgtttatcttcttcctcacAGTCGTAAA GATCCTGGCGGACCAGTACATAGTGGTCGCGGTGACAAACACGTTCACGATGGACGAGTTCAGGTCGGCAAACTTCTCAACGGTGGCGTGTCACATAATAGACAGG ATGCTGCTGCTGTCAGTGCCGATCCTTTACTGCTGGCTCCTGATGTTCGTGGTCATATTCCACTTCTGGTGCAACCTGCTCGCGGAGATCACGAGGTTCGGAGACAGGAGGTTCTACGGC GACTGGTGGAACGCGTCGTGCATCGGCGAGTACTGGAGGAAGTGGAACCTGCCGATTCACCAGTTCCTCATAAGGCACATAAGTAAGCCGCTGCACAACCTGGGCCTGCCTCGGGGGCTGGTCAACATCATAGTGTTCGTGATATCCGCGGCGCTGCACGAGTACCTGATCTCGGTGCCCCTGGGCCTCGGCTGGACTGGCTACGTGTTCTGGGCGATGATCGCCCAAATACCGCTGCTGCTCATCACGGAGATGGACATG ATTAAGAAGAACAAGACGCTCGGAAACGTGCTCTTCTGGTGTGTGTTCTGTTTCACCGGCCAACCT CTCGGCGTCTTACTGTATTGGTACCTCTGGGGAGTTAAGCATGGATCGTTCGTCTAG
- a CDS encoding uncharacterized protein (concanavalin A-like lectin/glucanase domain containing protein), giving the protein MDFKLMDLAKMFDKSLFNSFQISNSVCLGENVIISQLGVKGLVGYWNFDKLYPVDESGNGNHFYTPTYSGPPSNGILVVFHDFIRSRIESSLYERSYKIRSSSSLDLDAFTLSFKVYLLGDYSSSFRNFMSRNDYNLQSPNILLYPYNNKLSVRVFTTTGDIEGLSSNSSLPPRRWTQVTVVCSEESVKIYINGMLDNSIKLRGKLHKGSGDLVMGRALKYEGFRGYVDDLRLYNYAMGSHEVAAFVSDSLTGFDNSFRVQLGCTFCEHSAAMSNGFCPSGYKLCSLDQLYISGAHIARVNGWLHSSNQIWYKDLKNFGDENRAALCCS; this is encoded by the exons ATGGATTTTAAGCTGATGGACTTGGCAAAGATGTTCGACAAGTCGCTGTTCAACTCGTTTCAAATATCGAATTCTGTCTGCTTAG GCGAAAACGTTATTATATCGCAACTTGGTGTTAAGGGTCTTGTCGGATACTGGAACTTTGACAAACTCTACCCCGTTGACGAGAGCGGAAACGGAAACCATTTTTACACACCAACGTACTCGGGGCCTCCATCCAATGGTATTTTGGTAGTATTTCATGATTTCATTAGGTCACGGATCGAGTCTTCTCTTTACGAACG TTCCTACAAGATTAGGTCCAGCAGCTCATTGGACCTGGACGCGTTCACCCTGAGCTTTAAAGTATACCTTTTGGGGGACTACTCCTCCAGTTTCAGGAATTTCATGTCTCGCAACGACTACAACTTGCAGTCGCCAAACATTTTACTTTACCCGTACAATAATAAGTTGTCAGTGCGCGTATTCACTACAACCGGCGACATCGAGGGTCTGTCGTCCAACTCGTCGCTTCCTCCGAGGCGCTGGACGCAGGTGACGGTGGTCTGCAGTGAAGAGTCCGTGAAGATATACATAAAC GGCATGCTTGACAATTCTATT AAACTTCGGGGAAAACTCCACAAGGGCTCCGGGGACCTAGTGATGGGCCGGGCGCTCAAGTACGAGGGGTTCAGG GGCTACGTCGACGACCTGAGACTGTACAACTACGCTATGGGATCCCACGAGGTGGCGGCCTTCGTCTCAGACTCACTCACTGGGTTCGACAACTCCTTTCGAGTTCAGCTCGGCTGTACTTTCTGCGAGCACAGTGCGGCAATGTCGAACGGGTTCTGCCCCTCTGGATACAAACTGTGCTCTCTGGACCAACTTTACATCAGCGGAGCCCACATCGCAAGGGTGAACGGCTGGCTCCACTCGAGTAACCAAATCTGGTATAAGGACTTAAAAAACTTCGGAGATGAGAACAGGGCTGCCTTATGCTGTTCATAA